In Mugil cephalus isolate CIBA_MC_2020 chromosome 7, CIBA_Mcephalus_1.1, whole genome shotgun sequence, the sequence CAAAGAAACTGACATACATTCCATGGCAACCAGTGTTACCatagttaccttgaaaaagtaatctgattacttctttaaaaagtaacttagtaACAGCGATGACATCACATTCCATCGGAACATTATATCAGGTCAGTGTGGACATATGAGAGGTGATCTCAattcatcaatcaatcaaccagccaaaccataaataaatgtatcatTCATGACATCGACAGACTATAAATGACAATCtaatcagtttgaaatattaaataaacacaaatgcaacacTAGAACTTTGTAAATTCACTTTATTACAGACATGTCTACAACTTGAAGATGAGCGTGGGCTGCTGAATATGAACCAGTGTCAGCTCATCACTGAAGGAATAAAATGTTTACTGAGAGAGGGCTGGTTCCCACTGGTAACATCTTACAAACAAGTTCAAATGTGTGAGAAGGAGAGAACCAGACGACTGAGGCCGATGCTGAATCACTATGAGAATGAGGAAATGATCACCCCTGTGGTTATTAATCCTGTTGATCAGACCtccttttagattttttttgatAATGTCAGTAATTATAAAAACTGACAATTGAAACCGGTATTAACATTAGACTTTAATAATGACGGACGTACCAACATTTTGACAcatgtaaaaatgattttattgcatttgcagttgttttatgtttgagATTTAGCAGAGAAAACTTGAAAATGAGCCGAATCTCTCACCGTTCGCTGTTTTTCCACCCAAACAGATCAAACATTCATGACGATAGCACCCAGAATCAGAGACGACGAAACATCTCTGGCCAGTGAGGCATGATGGGAATGAGGTCCATCTAATTACGCAATGAGGCttcacacagagaaatgcaaaataaaaaaaacagagcaaaattGAGCTCCTAAACCTAAGCTCTCCTAGCATCTCCAGTGTGGTTTTAGACCTTTGTCCTAAAAATCTGAGCTTGCACATGTAAGCAGGATTCATCATCTCATATAAATTGTCCAAATGTTGTACTCTCaggcattttaattttaattactAAGTACATATATTACTTTTGGTGATGGGGGATATCCAAGTCTTCCCcgttttattttctgatgtgTGACCTCTGATGTACCATAATTTCACAGTTGGCTGCAGTGAAATCTCCAAATTAAACCCCTGAGTCAGTTTTATTATTGCTATAGAACGAGATGGTGCAATTCATacaatcatattcattttcttcaaacaaatgttgtgtgttttcaaccCCTCAAAACAATGTGCTGTTATTCCAGTGTTTAACATGTGCAAATGGGTCAAAGTAAAGCTTTACAAAGTGTAGGCACAGTTGTGTTTAAGTCAAGTAATGGTAGAGAGAAGCTCAAGGTCTCTCTTGGAAGGCTTTCCCTCGTGGGTTTGTGAACCGACTTTTAGTAAACCAGCCTTAGTAGCTACCCATGCAACGTCTCATTTGCTCTTCTCCTCTAGACCACTCTCGGCTCTGAGGGCCTGGCTGCTGGCGGAGATGAAGCTGACCCAGTGTTGAAGGTCCTCTGGAAACTCAGGGCACTCCACCTGCAGAGAGCAAACCACAATCTCAGCATTTGCATTCAGTTCACCTAATCTACAATTTGCGCCCGCGCTGAAACTCCTCTGTCCGTCCTCACCTTCCTTTTACACAGGTGCTGCATGATCTTGTCCGGGCTGCTGCGTATGACGCTCTGCTTGCAGTACATGACAGCACACACCAGCCCGTCTTTAGCCGACACAAATCTCTGCTCCAGGTAAAAGGCTTTGTCATCCCAGGTGACGATCCGACTCCGCAGCTCATAACTCTCTCCTATATACAGAGGCCTGCGGTAACGAATGGTGGTGGCCCCAACGACCATCGTGGCTCTGAGGGCCCGCGTCGCTTTGAACACACCGTTGCGCGTGTAGAGGGAGAAGCGGGCGAAGTCGCACTCACGCAGGTAACGAGCATTGTTCATGTGGCACATGTCGATGTCGCGCGACGTCACCCGGCCTGTGATGACCTGCTCCGCCGTGATGTCCCGGATCGGGGGCTGAAACCAGGCCCGCAGGACGACCACGGGCGCCCGCAGGAAGTACCACACATCCAGAAAGCAGAAGAGAGCCAGCAAGATGGCGAGGACCCACAGCAGCCACCACATCTCTCTGAGGAGAAGACACACGACAGAAGCAGAGGTGTTGACAGATCTGTGATGTCACGGAAGGTAAAGATAACTTCAAGGAATcctagaaaaaacaaatgaactaaTTCAGCTAAGAGGTACCACTCATGTAGCCAAAGATTAGGGTCTAACTACATTTAATGTGACAAACAACAtaattttagttcagggacCACATACAGACCAACTTTGACcaatagtgcaaagaagtactaataaaaatgtttgcatttaatgagCTAATcctttaacaaaacattttatgttttggggattcacatatttatgtatttttttgtaccCACTAAGTGTTTCTATACTTCACGCTTTGAATACtaattatattttttccatCACCAATCTCCTGTGTATCATGCATCACTATCATTATCATGTTTATATGGTACATATATGAATTAATCGGCTGctctcttcttctacttttttcaGTCTCTAATGTCCTCAAGTAGAACCAAACACATTGCGTATTAACCTAAATGCTCCTGGACCTTAATTAAAACGCAAACTGAACTGcagtaaatctaaaaaaacaaaaactcttaaAATGTTTCACCACCAACCAAGCAGCTTCGTCTGTGCTAAGTCACAGGTGAGGAATCAGTGGTTTTTATTAGGATCCTCTGTGGGTGCTGCTCACATGAAACTCTGCTAACTGgggtctgttaatgaccagatactaGAGGATGTTGTCCTCACtaaagcacaacaacaataataataataaaaaagataagTGCATAAAAAAATCCTTTATAAAAGTGTCCATTTAACATCTTTAATGTGTGGTGTTCTCACTTGTGCCAGACTGAGTTTCAGTGTTCCCACTTCTAAACTGGTTTTACAAAACGTGACAACAGTGTAAACTGGTTTTGCAGGAAAGACAGACGACTCCTGCACAAACCTCCAGGATGAAGTAAACCGTCTTCTGCACTCGCATAGTTTAGAGGAAATTCAGATATTTTACACAGACTTTAACTGTTTTACACTTGTTGTAGAACAACATGGTGTTGCAATCAAAGTTACAATTAATCTGAGATCACTGCTACGAGCACAGCATAGTGAGTTATTAGAAAGGCTGCAGAACTAGTGGGTTATAAATCACAACATGTAGTCAGTGATACAATCTGAGAGAAGTTCTGTTACTGTCGTTCACTTtattttgcaccttttttttgcaaatttattcaTAATGACGGAAGTGAATATCTTGCTTGCaccatacttttattttatttttacttgtgttttgttatatgcaactaagctactgtgaccaagcaactTCTCTTGTGGATCATGAGAGACTTAAGACTAAAATGCTGTGATTTTAAAGGTAGTGTTGTTACCTTTCACATTTGCAGGAGACTAAAAACATTTCTCCGTAGCTTCCGCTACGACTTAACTTCGTAATATAAACTTTTAGGTAGTTTAACACTTACCTACTGCTTGATTCCTCCCGTTTCCAGTCAAATCTGCCGACTCCACAGCATTTAACCGTTGACTGTATGAACCAGCTCCCACCgagaaaatgtgtcatgtgaAATACTTCCGGTTGTAACCTTCAAAATGAAAGCGCAGCCGTGTAAGTGCTTCCGGATTtcaaggaggaagaaaagcgTAAACAATCCACATCGCACGTTTTTACCATTTAAGCAGTCGTACATGCCGCAAAGACGGAATTAGGTCGATACCAcgcattatttgtatttgtcaatatttaatttgaaggtAACAGTAGTTCACTTCCGGTCACCGATATGTGACGCAACGCAGAGTCGATGATTGGTTGTTGAGTCTCTAAACTAAACTTAACGCTTTTTATTTTAGTCGTTTACAAAATATATTGAAGCTGAAGCTACAAAATACATATGGAGTTAAATAGCACATTCACTGCTttaatttgtaataaaaatattttttttatttctctaccTAAATGTTATTCAGACAGTTTAtctcatatttttatattagcCAGCTCTCCAATAATTCAACCGAATGAACTCAGATGTCTTTATCTAAaggtttaaaagtagaaaaattaCAACCACTATCCACTACTACActtccttccatctgtcaaaatTCATCTATAAATAGacatgaaaatacacacaagaaCTCAATCATTGTTCAcactttattctgtttattacaAGCAAGAAAACTGTCAGTAAACCTTCATTCAGAACTGGACGGTAGTGAAattggaaaatatatataacaatgtatatttaccAATAATAAAGGAAAACTTAAAAGCACCCGCACACGTCTTACATTATGTTTATCACTACGCTCCTTaagtcactttatttttaataaacattaagcattatatcacgtaataaatgataactataaaataaaatgtcatgaaCGCTGAACAAACAAACTCACCCAAAACTCCTTAAACAGACGTCCAGACATTAGTGTTGAAGCACTGACAACTTACAATAACTTTTGTTTTGCGAGTCCCAAACACAACTCAAACTAGCATTCATGTGTCTCGTACAACTCTAGAAAGTGCGTATCTAACGAGTCCTCTAACGAACGCACAGATTCACTGAATTTGCCGAGACCGATGATCCTTCACCATTTTCTTCATGTCCCAGTCTGCAACGAAGTCGCTCATTTCTAGCTCGTGTCCTGGGCCGGCCAGTGGATCGTAGCGGTGTCTGCACGAGAGAATGTGGTTTACAAAAACCGTACTTgctcatgaaaataaaagtttcctTTACATGCAGGCTGTGGATAAACTTTAAATTAGTGTCTCACTCACTGTTTGAGGTGCTCCTCAATGGCCTTGCGTTCGTACACGCTGCCATACACAGTTTTCACAGGATCAACAAACATCTTCTTGGTGAGAGGACAGATCAGATGCTGGGGTATAAACTGCAGCACATGTTCCACCAGTTTctacagaaaatacacacacgattatgtaaaaaaaacaaaaaaaaaacattataagACAAAACATAATCCATCAAGATTTTGTAAATACACCGGCTCATTCACCCTCTCCA encodes:
- the LOC125011428 gene encoding protein THEM6-like isoform X2; this encodes MWWLLWVLAILLALFCFLDVWYFLRAPVVVLRAWFQPPIRDITAEQVITGRVTSRDIDMCHMNNARYLRECDFARFSLYTRNGVFKATRALRATMVVGATTIRYRRPLYIGESYELRSRIVTWDDKAFYLEQRFVSAKDGLVCAVMYCKQSVIRSSPDKIMQHLCKRKVECPEFPEDLQHWVSFISASSQALRAESGLEEKSK
- the LOC125011428 gene encoding protein THEM6-like isoform X1, yielding MTHFLGGSWFIQSTVKCCGVGRFDWKREESSSREMWWLLWVLAILLALFCFLDVWYFLRAPVVVLRAWFQPPIRDITAEQVITGRVTSRDIDMCHMNNARYLRECDFARFSLYTRNGVFKATRALRATMVVGATTIRYRRPLYIGESYELRSRIVTWDDKAFYLEQRFVSAKDGLVCAVMYCKQSVIRSSPDKIMQHLCKRKVECPEFPEDLQHWVSFISASSQALRAESGLEEKSK